The sequence ACATTTTCATTAATCCCCCATCAGTTACTTTTAAGGGCAAAGATGAAGAAGAGCTAGAACGCTCTTTAGAAATTGCCTTGCTTAAGCTGCAAGATGAATTGTGGATTGAAAAGCGCCTCACCCACTTGAGGGCGCAATATATTGAGTATGCTCAAATTACCCTTTTGCGAGTGGGCGAAAAAGCGCATCAAACCTGTTATGTCTCTCCGCTTTCATTTACTAATTGGAAGCGCAAGCAACGCGAAGGATTACAGTTCATTGAGGCCATGGTGGTGCTCAACAATGACACCGGAGAGCATTTCGAATTGGCCGAGGTGGTCAAGCGTACAACGGCCAACCCTGAAAACCGTCGCATTGAAATGATGGTGCGTAGTCGTGGCTTTGAAGAGTTGGCGCAAGATTTAGGTTATACCGCGCTATTCATCACTTGGACATTGCCGAGCAAGTACCACCGCAATAGCGCTAAGTGGAATGGTGCAAGCGTTAAAGAAGGGCATCAAGCCCTAATGAATAAGTGGGCGAATGCACGGGCCATGATTGCCAAAGACGACATTGAATACTTTGGTTTTCGGGTGGCCGAACCCCACAAAGACGCCACTAGTCACGGGCATTACTTTTTATTCTGCTCTCATGCTGAAAAGAATACGTTAATAGAGATCTTAAAAACCTGCGCCATTTCCGAAGATAGAGACGAACTAGGCCATGATATTTCTAAGCGCTTTGATGTGAAAGAGTGCGACCCATCCAAAGGGGGCGCAACGGCTTATATTGCCAAATACATATCGAAAAACATCAATGGTAATCACATGCCAGAAACCGAGGCGGAAGAATACGCTTATCGCGTTCGGGCTTGGGCGTCTACTCATCGAATCAGACAGTTTCAGCAATTTGGCGGTGAGCCAGTATCACTTTGGCGAAATCTACGCAAAGCCAACCCCAGTGACACCCTACCCATTAGCGAAGAACTGGAAGAGTTAAGGCAAGCGACCGACTCTTCTAAGTGGTCACTGTTTTGTAAATTGGCGACGAAAGCCAAAATTGAATATCAAGAGAAGCAAAACAAGTACGGTGAAACCGTTCGTAAAGTCATTGGGTTTTCGTGGTTAGGTCAGATAATAGAAACGGCCGCAACTCAATACAGTTTGGTTCGTCGCAAAGATTTACAGCGCGCTTTAGAGTCGCGGAGCGGCTCCCCTTGGAGCACTGAAAATAACTGTAACCAGACACCAGAAAAGCCAATTTTACCGTTAGAAAAAGCATTGATGGACGTGACCGGATGGAGCGTTAAAGGGGTACAGTGCTTAATCCCGCCTTTGATGAGAGGTTCAAGAGTATCCATTGACCGATACACCAACATTTCATTCACCAATAACCGCTTATTGGTGAACTAAGTAACATGCCAACGATGGGAATCAGGGGCAATCTAATTACTAACGTCGTGAGACAGAGGAACCAACATGGAAAACAAAACGGAAGTGATACTTCAAGAAGCACAAGAGGCGGCCACGTTGTTTAAACCGCCTTGGGGAATGAACCACATTAAACCGCTATTGATTAATGTGGTTTGGTTGTTGAAGTCGTTTAATGCGCGCCTTGCCGCACTCGAAAAAGGAGCGCGAAATGACCGATAAAACCCCACTCGGTTATGTGGTTTGTACCACTTGCCAATCACCTAAAGCCATTTATCAAGGAAGCGGCAGACGCATTAAGTATGTGTTTGGTCGCTGCGAATGTGGTTTAGATAACCGCACTAAACCGCCCGTTCAAGCGGTCATGAGTGCTTATAAACCTCTTGAAGAAGTGAAGGCCGAACTGGAAGCACTAAATCAACCGGTTGAATCACCTCCAGAGCCATTATTTACCCCTATTGAGAGTGATAACGAACCACAAACGTTGAGTGATAGTGATCCACAAAGTGAAGTGGAAACGAAGCCCTTATTTACCGCTAAACGCATTGGCATTGCGGCTGCGGTGG is a genomic window of Vibrio algarum containing:
- a CDS encoding replication endonuclease, whose translation is MKRKVESRKSRTNPTKENLERAARDGVNFGLKHAAFIEDKFPFVDYRKKAKPCRLTHDILMSDTALSTLAEVVSDEHSKTIASFDAVPFVSYVEALTELYNEISVTLKDIFINPPSVTFKGKDEEELERSLEIALLKLQDELWIEKRLTHLRAQYIEYAQITLLRVGEKAHQTCYVSPLSFTNWKRKQREGLQFIEAMVVLNNDTGEHFELAEVVKRTTANPENRRIEMMVRSRGFEELAQDLGYTALFITWTLPSKYHRNSAKWNGASVKEGHQALMNKWANARAMIAKDDIEYFGFRVAEPHKDATSHGHYFLFCSHAEKNTLIEILKTCAISEDRDELGHDISKRFDVKECDPSKGGATAYIAKYISKNINGNHMPETEAEEYAYRVRAWASTHRIRQFQQFGGEPVSLWRNLRKANPSDTLPISEELEELRQATDSSKWSLFCKLATKAKIEYQEKQNKYGETVRKVIGFSWLGQIIETAATQYSLVRRKDLQRALESRSGSPWSTENNCNQTPEKPILPLEKALMDVTGWSVKGVQCLIPPLMRGSRVSIDRYTNISFTNNRLLVN